The following proteins are encoded in a genomic region of Haemorhous mexicanus isolate bHaeMex1 chromosome 11, bHaeMex1.pri, whole genome shotgun sequence:
- the PDE12 gene encoding 2',5'-phosphodiesterase 12 has product MWRRLRSALRSLRGSLAAPPHGGGGRPPVAMERAVVRCVPSEPKLSLRFVLPDGSARHMQRDQEEPLGRALARIATNAAKGHGKAGKKSKKARAEDSAEGEAAVPAVRLFSRDGAAVAEEVPNAAAWQDGAVLHIGDARYRVERNPPALTELRLPRSLLAGFPVCPKVSAEFAAPQHCLFRWFREQRPAGGGEAAGEAWVETAAAERVFTPSNALVGLRLKLRCTPGDGEQRYGPALEVESSGPVEAGPGACTFDARHLYTKKVCGHGSVRAVSYNILADTYAQTEFSRTVLYPYCAPYALEIDYRQNLLKKELAGYSADLICLQEVDKSVFVDSLAPALDAFGLEGLFRIKEKQHEGLATFYRRDKFSLLSQHDITFSEALLSEPLHKELCEQLAKYPLVQEKVLQRSSVLQVSVLQSTNDPSRKLCVANTHLYWHPKGGNIRLIQIAVAMSHIKHVACDLYPRIPVIFCGDFNSTPSSGAYSFISSGGIAEDHEDWVSNGEEERCSMTLSHPFKLLSACGEPAYTNYVGGFHGCLDYIFIDRNALEVEQVIPLPSHEEITTHQALPSVSHPSDHIALICDLKWK; this is encoded by the exons ATGTGGCGTCGGCTCCGCTCCGCCCTCCGGAGCCTCCGCGGCTCCCTCGCCGCACCCCCGCACGGCGGTGGCGGCCGCCCGCCCGTCGCCATGGAGCGCGCCGTGGTGCGCTGCGTGCCGTCCGAGCCCAAGCTGAGCCTGCGGTTCGTGCTGCCCGACGGCAGTGCTCGGCACATGCAGCGCGACCAGGAGGAGCCGCTGGGGCGGGCACTGGCGCGCATCGCCACCAACGCCGCTAAGGGCCACGGCAAGGCGGGCAAGAAGAGCAAGAAGGCGCGGGCAGAGGACAGCGCGGAGGGCGAGGCGGCGGTGCCGGCAGTGCGGCTGTTCTCCCGCGACGGTGCGGCCGTGGCGGAGGAGGTGCCGAACGCGGCTGCCTGGCAGGACGGCGCCGTGCTGCACATCGGGGACGCGCGATACCGCGTGGAGCGCAACCCGCCCGCGCTCACCGAGCTCCGCCTGCCGCGCTCGCTCCTCGCCGGCTTCCCCGTGTGCCCCAAGGTGAGCGCCGAGTTCGCCGCGCCGCAGCACTGCCTGTTCCGCTGGTTCCGCGAGCAGCGCCCCGCGGGCGGCGGGGAAGCGGCTGGGGAGGCCTGGGTGGAGACGGCGGCGGCCGAGCGCGTGTTCACGCCGTCGAACGCGCTGGTGGGACTGCGGCTGAAGCTGCGCTGCACGCCCGGGGACGGGGAGCAGCGCTACGGCCCGGCCCTCGAGGTGGAAAGCAGCGGCCCCGTGGAGGCCGGGCCCGGTGCCTGCACCTTCGACGCCCGGCACCTCTACACCAAGAAGGTTTGCGGCCACGGCTCCGTCCGCGCCGTCTCCTACAACATCCTGGCCGACACCTACGCGCAGACGGAGTTCTCCCGCACCGTGCTCTACCCCTACTGCGCTCCCTACGCCCTGGAGATCGACTACCGCCAGAACCTGCTCAAGAAGGAGCTGGCGGGCTACAGCGCCGACCTCATCTGCTTGCAAGAGGTGGATAAATCTGTCTTCGTAGACAGCTTGGCCCCGGCGCTAGATGCTTTTGGACTGGAGGGGCTGTTCAGGATTAAGGAGAAGCAGCACGAAGGCCTGGCCACTTTCTATCGCAGGGACAAGTTCAGCCTCCTCAGCCAGCACGACATCACTTTCAGCGAAGCCCTGCTCTCAGAGCCCCTGCACAAGgagctgtgtgagcagctggcCAAGTACCCCCTGGTGCAGGAGAAGGTGCTGCAGAGgtcctctgtgctgcag GTTTCGGTTCTTCAGTCTACAAATGATCCTTCCAGGAAGCTTTGTGTAGCAAATACACACCTATACTGGCACCCCAAAG GTGGGAACATCCGTCTGATCCAGATTGCTGTAGCCATGTCTCACATCAAGCACGTAGCCTGTGACTTGTATCCCAGGATCCCAGTCATATTCTGTGGAGATTTTAATAGCACACCCTCCTCAGGAGCTTACAGTTTTATCAGCAGTGGTGGCATTGCTGAAGATCATGAAGACTGGGTCTCAAATGGGGAGGAAGAAAGGTGCAGTATGACTCTAAGCCATCCTTTCAAACTGCTAAGTGCTTGTGGAGAACCTGCTTATACAAACTATGTTGGTGGGTTTCATGGATGTCTGGACTACATTTTCATTGACAGAAACGCTCTAGAGGTGGAACAAGTTATTCCATTGCCAAGTCATGAAGAAATAACAACCCACCAGGCTTTGCCAAGTGTTTCACATCCCTCTGATCATATTGCACTAATATGTGACTTGAAGTGGAAATAG